Genomic window (Syngnathus typhle isolate RoL2023-S1 ecotype Sweden linkage group LG19, RoL_Styp_1.0, whole genome shotgun sequence):
GGGGTGAATTGATATCAGAAGCAATCATCGAGGGATTGTATGGACTCATGGAGACTCTTTCCCAAGATTCCTTGCTGGAATGCCAGATCTGCTTCAACTACTTCAGCCCGCGGCGGCGGCCCAAGCTGCTGGACTGCCGCCACACGTGCTGCTCGGTGTGCCTGTCGCAGATGCGCGGCAGCCACAAGGAGCTCCGCTGCCCGTGGTGCCGTGGCGTGACCAAACTGCCGCCCGGCCTGTCGGTGGCGCACCTGCCCGACGACCCCGAGGCGGTGGCCGCGGTGGCCATCCCGCGCATCTCCGAGCGCACGCCCGTCTTCATCCACCTGCCCGGCAGCGGCTGCTACGTGCTGCCGCTACCCGGCCCCGAAGAACACGCGCCCGACCTGCTGGCGTGCCGCTTCCTGCCGGGCGGCGGGCAGAAAGGTGTGGCGGTGGTGAGCGTGCCCGAGGAGCGCCCCCTGGGGGCACTTTTGGAGCTGGACGAGGGGGAGGGGGAGCGGCGGGTTGGCGTGCCGGCGGCCAAGGGCTCAGCCTGGTCGGGCGTGTGCACGGTGGTGCTGGTGGCGTGCGTGCTGCTCTTTCTGCTCGCCATCGTGCTGCACAACATGTCGTGCATCTCCAAGCGATTCACCGTCATCTCCTGCGGATGAACTTCGGCCGGGCTCACCTTTGACCCGCCAAACAACCCTCGGAGATGAAACATTCCCGAACAAACGctctcatgacctcatccgGACTTTCCGTTGACCCTTTGGTTATTTTAGGCTCAGGCTCGTCTGATTGGTCGTTAGTTTGTGATTGATTAGTTCAAGTGCATCGGGACTTGGA
Coding sequences:
- the rnf152 gene encoding E3 ubiquitin-protein ligase rnf152, which encodes METLSQDSLLECQICFNYFSPRRRPKLLDCRHTCCSVCLSQMRGSHKELRCPWCRGVTKLPPGLSVAHLPDDPEAVAAVAIPRISERTPVFIHLPGSGCYVLPLPGPEEHAPDLLACRFLPGGGQKGVAVVSVPEERPLGALLELDEGEGERRVGVPAAKGSAWSGVCTVVLVACVLLFLLAIVLHNMSCISKRFTVISCG